Proteins co-encoded in one Candidatus Zymogenus saltonus genomic window:
- a CDS encoding polysaccharide deacetylase family protein yields the protein MFLFILLAWFSLSIFVVQVPFFYRALTGGDRGRPRVALTFDDGPHPKFTPMVLDVLKEYNVRATFFLVGEKVIENPDTVKRIVGEGHCIGNHSMSHVHLLGLMRTARQMKEIEGCRRAITDTAGTSFPWYRPPMGYKTPSTFWAAKRLGLAVVGWHIKGWDTFYTDPEKIASSVLKRVRNGSIILLHDSSTLRERPIDRSPTVDALPDILSGLKERGLRPVTLDGLFDTGEEK from the coding sequence GTGTTCCTTTTCATCCTCCTTGCCTGGTTTTCCCTGTCGATATTTGTGGTTCAGGTCCCATTCTTTTATCGGGCCTTGACCGGGGGAGACAGGGGCCGGCCCCGTGTAGCGCTCACGTTCGACGACGGCCCCCACCCGAAATTCACGCCGATGGTCCTTGATGTCTTGAAAGAGTACAATGTGAGGGCGACCTTCTTCCTGGTGGGGGAAAAGGTCATAGAAAATCCGGATACGGTTAAGAGAATAGTCGGCGAGGGCCATTGTATCGGGAATCACTCGATGTCCCACGTACATCTTCTGGGCCTTATGAGGACGGCAAGGCAGATGAAGGAAATCGAGGGGTGCCGGAGGGCGATTACGGACACGGCGGGGACTTCGTTCCCTTGGTACCGTCCGCCAATGGGATACAAGACGCCGTCCACCTTCTGGGCGGCGAAGAGACTCGGCCTTGCCGTCGTGGGATGGCACATCAAGGGTTGGGACACGTTCTACACCGACCCGGAGAAGATCGCCTCTTCCGTGCTTAAAAGGGTCAGAAACGGATCGATCATCCTCCTCCACGACTCTTCCACTCTGAGAGAAAGGCCCATCGATCGATCGCCGACCGTCGACGCCCTTCCCGATATTCTGTCGGGATTGAAGGAGAGGGGTCTCAGGCCGGTGACTCTGGACGGGCTCTTCGATACGGGAGAAGAAAAATGA
- a CDS encoding outer membrane lipoprotein carrier protein LolA, which yields MKKILVSVLLLLFAAAPAAAGNTDEVDDLLKGMEAFWAEVDTMVCNFTQKKRLPLFDAEIVSKGSFAYKRPGTMIWRYDPPEETVMAVKPGVVTIYFKENNRAKVIHLGKDENYPQAMTFGLGGTADQKGLKEKFDVALTKAGDKRTLTLIPKERGGGDRFEKIVITIRKDFTPISTVIHFSAEDVTAFDFKNVVINGPVDKKTFKLVLPKGVVVEEVGSGK from the coding sequence ATGAAGAAGATCTTGGTTTCTGTCCTTTTGCTCCTTTTCGCAGCCGCTCCCGCGGCCGCGGGCAATACCGATGAGGTCGACGACCTCTTAAAGGGGATGGAGGCGTTCTGGGCTGAGGTGGATACGATGGTCTGCAATTTCACCCAGAAAAAGAGGCTCCCCCTCTTCGATGCCGAGATAGTATCAAAGGGGAGTTTCGCCTACAAGAGGCCGGGGACGATGATATGGCGCTACGATCCCCCCGAGGAGACCGTGATGGCCGTAAAGCCGGGGGTCGTTACGATCTACTTCAAGGAAAACAACAGGGCAAAGGTAATTCACCTGGGTAAGGACGAGAATTACCCCCAGGCTATGACCTTCGGCCTCGGCGGGACGGCGGATCAAAAGGGACTTAAGGAGAAGTTTGACGTGGCCTTGACGAAGGCGGGGGACAAAAGAACGCTAACGCTGATTCCCAAGGAAAGAGGGGGGGGCGATCGATTTGAAAAGATCGTCATTACCATAAGGAAGGACTTTACCCCCATATCCACTGTAATCCACTTCTCCGCCGAAGATGTTACAGCCTTCGATTTTAAGAACGTTGTGATAAACGGCCCTGTGGATAAAAAGACCTTCAAACTGGTGCTCCCGAAGGGGGTTGTGGTCGAGGAGGTCGGCTCGGGCAAGTGA
- a CDS encoding radical SAM protein has protein sequence MGGRAGKSAESPDRRERVVLVNPPAGVVNKETRYRLPILNSLPQLGILYIAGVLLKEGIDVRVLDAQALGLDAAETVDRVRRWSPKVLGLTGYTSTVGLAHEVAKGLKKTFPDLVTVLGGPHVTAVPEKTLTRFPAFDCALMGEGEDSIASLFKSLVNGGLNAEAKKIAGVIYRDGKDIRINERPPLIKDLDTIPPPPFELLPGFPRLYSPPIFHSPRRLAATLVTSRGCPFSCTFCDRAVFGNRYRHHSVEYIIDMIRRLKVDHGIDHIIFYDDNFTVDRDHLTGLLEEILRLPFPITWNSDARTDLVTPELLRLMKRAGAFMINYGIETADPTLLESMEKTLSPETAARAVSMTTEAGIYVKGLFIVGAPGETRESIERTKDFISDLPFALINASKYTPYPGCEAYEDIEKYGAFDEDWEKMNAMNFVFWPDTIDRESLVKGYNDLLKSFYKNPKQWKTFKVMLKENRFDRLRLLKATLGHIRYVAKKALLRKKGLDKFDL, from the coding sequence ATGGGCGGTCGAGCAGGAAAAAGCGCTGAAAGTCCCGACCGGAGGGAAAGGGTGGTCCTCGTAAATCCCCCGGCCGGGGTCGTCAACAAGGAGACGAGGTACCGCCTCCCGATCCTGAACTCACTTCCCCAGCTCGGGATACTCTATATCGCCGGCGTCCTCCTGAAAGAGGGGATAGACGTTAGGGTTCTGGATGCCCAGGCGTTGGGACTCGACGCCGCCGAGACCGTCGATCGTGTCCGCCGCTGGTCGCCCAAGGTCCTCGGCCTTACCGGATACACCTCCACGGTAGGCCTCGCCCACGAGGTCGCAAAGGGGTTGAAGAAAACCTTTCCCGACCTGGTCACGGTCTTGGGCGGGCCCCACGTCACCGCCGTCCCGGAAAAGACCCTCACCCGGTTTCCGGCCTTCGACTGCGCCCTTATGGGGGAGGGGGAGGACTCCATAGCGTCCCTCTTCAAATCGCTCGTCAACGGGGGGTTGAACGCCGAGGCGAAGAAAATCGCCGGAGTAATCTACAGGGACGGAAAAGATATAAGGATCAACGAGCGACCGCCGCTGATCAAAGACCTCGACACCATCCCTCCGCCACCCTTCGAGCTCCTTCCGGGCTTTCCCCGACTCTACTCTCCGCCGATATTTCACTCGCCGAGGAGACTCGCGGCAACCCTCGTGACGTCCCGGGGATGCCCCTTTTCGTGCACCTTCTGCGACCGCGCCGTCTTCGGGAACAGGTACCGCCATCACAGCGTCGAGTACATCATAGATATGATAAGGCGCCTTAAGGTCGATCACGGGATAGATCACATCATTTTCTACGACGACAACTTCACCGTGGACAGGGATCATCTGACTGGGCTTTTAGAGGAGATCTTGAGGCTTCCGTTTCCGATCACCTGGAACTCCGACGCAAGGACAGACCTCGTAACGCCAGAGCTATTAAGGCTGATGAAGAGGGCCGGGGCCTTTATGATAAACTACGGGATCGAGACGGCCGACCCGACCCTCCTTGAATCGATGGAGAAGACGCTGTCGCCCGAGACGGCCGCCCGCGCGGTCTCGATGACCACGGAGGCCGGGATATATGTAAAGGGGCTCTTCATCGTGGGCGCCCCGGGGGAGACGAGAGAGAGTATAGAGCGAACCAAGGATTTTATATCCGACCTCCCGTTTGCCCTCATAAACGCCTCGAAGTACACCCCCTATCCGGGGTGCGAGGCCTACGAGGATATCGAGAAATACGGGGCTTTCGACGAGGACTGGGAGAAGATGAACGCCATGAACTTCGTGTTCTGGCCCGATACGATCGACAGGGAGAGCCTTGTCAAGGGATACAACGATCTCTTGAAGAGCTTTTACAAGAATCCGAAACAGTGGAAGACGTTCAAAGTGATGCTGAAAGAAAACCGGTTCGATCGGCTGCGGCTCCTCAAGGCCACCCTGGGACACATCCGGTACGTCGCAAAAAAGGCGCTTCTGAGGAAAAAAGGATTAGACAAATTCGATTTATGA
- a CDS encoding cupin domain-containing protein: MRRGGKVQTGMRMRRFAMFYNGKDMIIKHEAIKPIEFDKLKIIDYTAGQENSSSFAEITVPTGVSHKLSWSNRSDKYYYVVKGKVNFTVNEESNNLSSGDVCIIPKGKRFSYMNTNSSEAILILVHTPSFKLECEEFEE; encoded by the coding sequence ATGAGAAGAGGAGGGAAGGTTCAGACGGGGATGAGAATGAGGCGATTCGCAATGTTTTACAATGGAAAGGATATGATTATTAAACACGAAGCAATAAAACCGATCGAATTCGACAAGCTCAAGATAATTGATTATACAGCAGGACAAGAGAATAGCTCCTCTTTTGCTGAGATTACTGTTCCTACCGGTGTCAGTCACAAACTTTCCTGGTCGAATCGGTCAGACAAGTACTATTATGTTGTTAAAGGAAAGGTGAATTTCACCGTAAATGAAGAGTCCAATAACCTTTCTTCCGGTGATGTATGCATCATCCCGAAAGGGAAACGTTTTAGTTACATGAATACGAATTCGAGCGAAGCTATATTGATTTTAGTGCATACACCAAGTTTTAAATTGGAATGCGAAGAATTCGAGGAATAG
- a CDS encoding trimethylamine methyltransferase family protein: MKSTKFQVLSEDEVKRIHGLSFELMEEVGIKVEVKKMRQMLADAGCKVDEATKIVKFPQGVVEDYLKKVPREFVVCGADPDNEWVVNPDTQIFGGLGTAIGMYDLKTGEYRPTTLKDTIDHVILFDYLDNIVSNQMDYWPHDIPMQTIHSETIRGWAENCTKSFGMGAYGVMPTTDMMEMTAIVMGGKEAIKKKHPFISIVSIQSPLSTSQIQVEGMMILAEHGQPVIPSPEAMAGTTAPASLAGLLTQHNAEILSHIVMTQVVNPGNPVLYGSVSTIAEMRRGTVYLGAVETGMISAASAQLAHHLDIPCRVVAGATESKTLDIQCGVERVRSIMLAAMSGANYITCVGTIESTTGGSHEISVVDDELIGTVKRALRGIDVDDNTLAMDVIRSVGPDGNYISERHTQQNFRKEHFIPKLASIEKRDIWEKEGKVNMIDMAREKALNILEKHKPRDIDPKLKKELDDYCEMVKNRSLDEFYAAEWEV; encoded by the coding sequence ATGAAGAGCACGAAATTTCAGGTCCTCAGCGAGGACGAGGTCAAGCGGATTCACGGACTCTCCTTTGAATTGATGGAGGAGGTGGGAATCAAGGTCGAGGTCAAGAAGATGAGGCAGATGCTCGCCGACGCGGGCTGCAAGGTCGACGAGGCCACAAAGATTGTAAAGTTTCCCCAGGGCGTTGTGGAGGACTACCTGAAGAAGGTGCCAAGGGAGTTTGTGGTCTGCGGGGCGGACCCCGATAACGAGTGGGTGGTGAATCCCGACACCCAGATATTCGGCGGGCTCGGCACGGCCATAGGGATGTACGACCTCAAGACCGGGGAGTACCGCCCGACCACCCTTAAGGACACCATCGATCACGTCATACTCTTCGACTATCTCGACAACATAGTCTCCAATCAGATGGACTACTGGCCCCACGACATTCCTATGCAGACAATCCACTCGGAGACGATAAGGGGATGGGCCGAAAACTGCACCAAGTCCTTCGGGATGGGGGCATACGGCGTGATGCCCACCACCGACATGATGGAGATGACGGCAATCGTCATGGGGGGAAAGGAGGCGATCAAGAAGAAGCATCCCTTCATCTCCATCGTGAGCATCCAAAGCCCCCTTTCCACCTCCCAGATCCAGGTCGAGGGGATGATGATACTCGCGGAGCACGGCCAGCCGGTAATCCCGTCTCCCGAGGCGATGGCCGGAACCACGGCGCCCGCAAGCCTTGCGGGGCTTCTGACCCAGCACAACGCCGAGATTCTCTCCCACATCGTCATGACGCAGGTCGTCAATCCCGGAAATCCGGTCCTCTACGGGAGCGTCTCGACGATTGCGGAGATGAGGCGGGGCACCGTCTATTTGGGCGCCGTCGAGACCGGCATGATCAGCGCCGCCAGCGCCCAGCTCGCCCATCACCTCGACATCCCGTGCAGGGTGGTGGCGGGAGCCACCGAATCGAAGACCCTCGACATCCAGTGCGGGGTCGAGAGGGTCAGGTCGATCATGCTCGCGGCGATGTCGGGCGCGAACTACATCACGTGCGTGGGCACCATCGAATCGACCACCGGCGGCTCCCACGAAATCTCGGTGGTCGACGACGAGCTTATAGGGACGGTGAAGAGGGCATTAAGGGGGATCGACGTCGACGACAACACCCTTGCCATGGACGTAATCAGGAGTGTCGGGCCGGACGGAAATTACATCTCCGAGAGACACACCCAGCAGAACTTCAGGAAGGAGCACTTCATCCCGAAGCTCGCGAGCATAGAGAAGAGGGACATCTGGGAGAAGGAGGGGAAGGTCAATATGATCGACATGGCCAGGGAAAAGGCGCTCAATATCCTCGAAAAGCATAAGCCGAGGGACATCGACCCGAAGCTCAAAAAGGAGCTCGATGACTACTGCGAGATGGTAAAGAACCGGTCGCTGGATGAATTCTACGCCGCCGAGTGGGAAGTCTAA
- a CDS encoding corrinoid protein, with protein sequence MKDKILDQLKDAVIEMNFDDTEVLTKRALDLEIAAVDILNNSLVPALDEVGELFSEGEYFLPDVLLCVKAYENSYRLLEPNLKEGEYSTRGKIMLGTVAGDIHDIGKKILAALLQGNGFDIVDLGVDVSPEKFLEKAEEVNPDIIGMSAMLTTTMPAMKEVIDVFSEGGVRDKYKIIVGGAPLNKKYSDEIGADGYGEDAQSGVELVKSLLK encoded by the coding sequence ATGAAAGACAAAATCCTTGATCAGTTGAAAGATGCGGTAATTGAGATGAACTTCGACGACACGGAGGTGTTGACGAAAAGGGCGCTCGATTTGGAGATAGCCGCTGTCGATATTTTAAATAACTCCCTTGTCCCGGCCCTCGACGAGGTGGGAGAGCTCTTCAGCGAGGGGGAGTATTTCCTCCCGGACGTGCTCCTCTGCGTCAAGGCCTACGAGAACTCCTACAGGCTGCTGGAGCCGAACCTGAAGGAGGGGGAATACAGCACCAGGGGAAAGATAATGCTGGGGACCGTTGCCGGGGACATCCACGACATAGGCAAGAAGATCCTCGCCGCACTCCTCCAGGGGAATGGCTTTGACATAGTCGATCTCGGGGTGGACGTGAGCCCGGAAAAGTTTCTCGAAAAGGCGGAGGAGGTCAATCCTGACATCATCGGGATGTCGGCCATGCTCACCACCACGATGCCCGCCATGAAGGAGGTCATCGACGTCTTTTCCGAGGGGGGAGTGAGGGACAAGTACAAGATAATCGTGGGCGGCGCCCCGTTGAACAAAAAATACTCGGATGAGATAGGCGCGGACGGCTACGGGGAGGACGCCCAGTCTGGAGTTGAATTGGTGAAGTCGCTTCTGAAATAG